A genomic window from Glycine soja cultivar W05 chromosome 10, ASM419377v2, whole genome shotgun sequence includes:
- the LOC114371716 gene encoding uncharacterized protein LOC114371716 codes for MGSNSGAVWDWQLNWRRPLFDSEIAMADDFIGKIAQKEILPHRTDSWWWKPDPGGKFSSKSAYIMLWGELTGTNQEAAFKDLWKLKIPPKAAVFAWRLIKDCLPTKLNLSKRQVVLSDTMCPFCCNHEEDAAHLFFNCSKTLPLWWESLSWIGVVTALPQNPRAHFLQHGHQLVGNTKSTRWKCWWVAVTWTIWQQRNKTVFQNQCFNSSKVMDDALLLLWSWLKSNDKDFTVHFNQWATNLTLGFCT; via the coding sequence ATGGGAAGCAATTCAGGTGCAGTTTGGGATTGGCAGCTTAATTGGAGGAGACCTTTGTTCGATAGTGAGATCGCAATGGCGGATGACTTTATTGGGAAGATAGCTCAGAAGGAAATCCTTCCACACAGAACTGATTCCTGGTGGTGGAAACCTGACCCAGGAGGAAAATTCTCATCAAAAAGCGCCTACATAATGCTATGGGGAGAATTAACGGGGACAAATCAGGAGGCTGCTTTTAAGGAtctatggaagctaaaaattCCACCAAAAGCAGCTGTGTTCGCATGGCGGCTAATCAAGGATTGTTTACCAACGAAGCTGAATCTCAGCAAGAGACAAGTGGTGCTGAGCGACACCATGTGCCCTTTCTGTTGCAATCATGAGGAGGATGCTGCCCACTTGTTCTTTAACTGCAGTAAGACCCTACCTCTATGGTGGGAGTCATTATCTTGGATCGGAGTAGTGACTGCACTTCCACAAAATCCAAGGGCTCACTTTTTGCAGCATGGGCATCAGCTTGTTGGTAACACAAAGTCTACAAGGTGGAAGTGTTGGTGGGTTGCAGTAACATGGACAATTTGGCAACAAAGGAATAAAACAGTCTTCCAAAACCAATGTTTCAATAGTAGCAAAGTCATGGATGATGCCTTACTACTACTTTGGTCCTGGCTCAAGTCCAACGACAAAGACTTTACAGTACATTTTAACCAATGGGCTACTAATCTAACATTAGGTTTCTGTACCTAG